The sequence agttgtattcaAACGGATccataaaatcattttaatttggaattgagatttttttatcTACAAAGACTCGTGaattctaattaatttttttaataatttaaataatacagTAGAAGAGGAgggaatttttaattaatttaaactaacaTAATTTAGTGCTATAAATGATtctaaaactataaaataaaaaatacagatatagatatagatataaagttttttttttttttaccaccgAGCGCGTTGGTCAACTGGTAAGGGGTTGTTCTAGCTTAACCAAGGTCTCGTGTTCGAGCCTTGGGCATACAGCTGTGTTAAAACTCGGTTGGGAGAGCTTTGCCGCCCTTGTGGTCCTACCCGGCTCGAATCCGGATTTAGTCAGAGCCCCTGTGGTTCCGGATACCGGGtggtttaacaaaaaaaaaaaaaaaaaagtttttttgtttttttgataggtgATAAAAACTACAATTATTTAGAACGTATAGAGAATAGAGTACAGTCCAtccttcaaaattcaaaatcaaatccaGAAGCGGCGATGTGTAATTTCTGAAGGATAAAAGCCCAAAATCTTATTTCAAGGCGGCGATGTGTAAATCTCTGTTACTTCGCATATATACTCCGATTTCAAAGCGGTGAGTTttagttatttatattatatagtatTTCCTTAGTACCAACAATTTAAACTTTCACACAGTGGAATTAGGGTTTCGCTTATCAAAAATCCCTAAATCCTCAAATCTCTCCCCTCtatcttttttccttcattgAATCTCTGCTATATCTGTATCTTCAACAATGGCCCCCGCCGCTAAAGACGACGGGTTGAAGAAACTCGAATACCTGTCACTCGTCTCCAAGGTTTGCTCTGAACTCGAAACGCATTTAGGGTTTGGAGACAAAGTTCTCGCCGAGTTCATCACCGATTTGGGCAGAAACTGCGAGACCGTCGACGAATTCGACTCGAAGCTGAAAGAGAATGGTGCTGAGATGCCCGATTACTTTGTCCGTACGCTTTTGACGATTATCCACGCCATTCTTCCTCCGAAGCCGAAGGAATCGAAGAAGGAAAGCGTTGTGGACGGTGAGAAACCAAAGTATGGTGCCCTAGCGATTGCGGATACTAGGGAAAGGGCTAAGGAGCTCGATAGGGAAATCGAACTGGAGGCCCGAGAGCGGCGTAGAGAGaggggagaagaagaagaagcagaagataGGCATAGAGGTAGAGACAGGgacagagatagagatagaggtAGAGGTAGAGGTAGAGATAGGgacagagatagagatagagatagagatagagatcgAAACAGAGATGGAGAAAGAGATCGAGATAGAAGAGATAGGCGTGGTTACGACAGAGACGAGAGGCGTAGAGAAAGGGATGTTGAAGATGATGAGTATGATGATAGAAGAGACTACAGGAGTAAAGGAAGGCATGGCGATCGCCATGAGAAGCATTGGAGGGACGATGAGAATGAAGATAATAGTGGTAATGTTGATTATAGGAGAGGCAATAAGGATCGGCGGTACCACTCGGATGAGCCGGAAATTTATAAGGTTTACAAGGGAAAGGTTTCGAGAGTGATGGACTCTGGCTGCTTCGTGCAATTGCGTGATTTTAAGGGGAAAGAGGGTATAGTCCATGTTTCGCAGATTGCAACTCGGCGGATTACTAATGCCAAGGATGTTGTGAAGCGGGATCAGGAGGTTTATGTGAAGGTGATCTCTGTTTCGAATCAGAAGATGAGTCTTTCAATGAGGGATGTCGATCAGCATACTGGTAAGGATCTTCTTCCGCTGCCAAAGGGTCCGGAGGATGATTTGAATAGGGCAAACCCATCTGGGACGAGGGAGGGGCCTACTATGAGGACGGGCCTTTCGGGGATTAGGATAGTGGAGGAGGATGATGTTGTTCCTTCCCGTAGACCATTGAAGAGGATGAGTTCGCCAGAGAAGTGGGAAGCGAAGCAGTTAATTGCTTCAGGTGTTTTGACACTTGCAGACTATCCCACTTAtgatgaggaaggagatggGTTGTTATATCAAGAAGAGGGCGCTGAGGAGGAGCTTGAGATTGAGATGAATGAGGATGAACCAGCGTTTCTACACGGGCAGAGCAGGTATTCAATGGATATGTCACCtgtgaaaatttttaagaatcCAGAAGGGTCTTTGAGTCGTGCAGCGGCACTTCAGTCTGCGCTTATAAAGGAGCGCAGAGAAGTAAGAGAACAGCAGCAGAGAACCATGCTTGACTCTATTCCTAAGGATTTGAATCGTCCTTGGGAAGACCCTATGCCGGAGACGGGTGAGAGGCATCTAGCACAGGAGCTTAGAGGTGTGGGTTTATCGGCATATGATATGCCAGAGTGGAAGAAGGATGCTTATGGACAATCCCTTAGCTTTGGGCAGAGATCGAAGCTGTCCATTCAGGAGCAGAGGCAGAGCTTGCCAATCTACAAATTAAAGAAGGAACTCGTTCAGGCTGTGCATGAAAATCAGGTCCTAGTTGTAATTGGTGAGACTGGTTCGGGTAAGACAACTCAGGTAACTCAGTATCTAGCAGAAGCTGGATACACAACGAAGGGTAAAATTGGCTGTACTCAGCCCCGTAGGGTGGCTGCAATGTCTGTGGCTAAGAGGGTTGCTGAAGAGTTTGGTTGTCGTTTGGGTGAGGAAGTTGGATATGCTATTCGATTTGAAGATTGTACCGGTCCAGATACTGTCATCAAGTACATGACTGATGGTATGCTTCTTAGGGAAATTTTGATCGATGAAAACCTTTCTCAGTACTCTGTTGTTATGCTTGATGAAGCACACGAGAGGACTATACACACAGATGTTCTTTTTGGATTACTCAAGCAACTAGTGAAACGGAGACCCGACCTGCGCTTGATTGTCACGTCTGCAACACTGGATGCGGAGAAGTTTTCAGGGTATTTCTTTAACTGTAATATATTTACAATTCCTGGTAGAACTTTTCCTGTTGAGATACTCTACACCAAACAGCCAGAAAGTGATTACCTGGATGCATCCCTAATTACTGTGCTACAGATCCACTTGACAGAACCTGAAGGAGACATCCTTCTCTTCTTGACTGGTCAGGAGGAGATTGATTTTGCGTGTCAGTCTCTTTATGAAAGGATGAAGGGGCTAGGTAAAAATGTTCCAGAATTGATTATTCTACCGGTTTATAGTGCGCTTCCTAGTGAAATGCAGTCAAGGATATTTGAACCTGCACCTCCAGGGAAGAGGAAAGTGGTAGTTGCTACCAATATCGCTGAGGCATCTTTGACAATTGATGgaatttattatgttattgatcCTGGGTTTGCAAAGCAGAATGTGTATAACCCAAAGCAAGGGCTTGATTCGCTGGTCATAACTCCTATTTCACAAGCTTCAGCCAAGCAGCGAGCTGGGCGCGCTGGGCGTACGGGACCTGGGAAATGTTATCGTCTCTACACAGAGAGTGCATACCGCAATGAGATGTCCCCTACTTCAATTCCTGAAATACAGAGGATAAATCTTGGGTTAACTACGCTTACCATGAAAGCTATGGGGATAAATGATCTTCTGTCTTTTGATTTCATGGATCCACCTTCTCCCCAAGCTCTCATTTCTGCCATGGAACAGCTGTACAGTCTAGGAGCTCTTGATGAGGAGGGGCTTCTGACCAAATTGGGCCGGAAGATGGCAGAATTTCCTCTTGAACCACCATTATCTAAGATGCTGCTTGCCAGTGTGGACCTTGGATGCAGTGATGAGATTTTGACTATCATTGCAATGATTCAAACAGGGAATATCTTCTACAGGCCTAGAGAGAAACAAGCACAAGCTGATCAGAAGAGGGCCAAGTTTTTCCAGCCAGAGGGAGACCATCTGACATTACTTGCGGTTTATGAGGCTTGGAAAAGTAATAACTTTTCTGGGCCCTGGTGTTTTGAGAACTTTGTTCAGTCTAGATCCTTGAGGAGGGCACAGGATGTCAGAAAACAGCTACTCACCATCATGGACAAGTAtgctttctattttctttttaagttgtTCTATTGTTTCCTGCCTTTATCTTTGCTCCAAGTGTTTCTTTCATATCTTCTGCAAATTTTAGGCACCTGAGACTAATCTCTTGGGTGTCCTTGTGTGTCTGTATTTCTTTAGTAGTGTCTTATTATTTTGCATCTTATACTAGTAAATTGAgaatattgttttcttttcatgcTTGAAAGAATAGTGTTTGTTGTCCATCCTAGTTTGGATATCACAATTATGATATTTGGTCCCTAAGCACCAAATAGGTCAAATGGCATTTCCTGGCCTTTCCAAGGGAGACTTCCAGGGTTTGAGTCCCCCCTCCCACACTTAAATGTAACAAACTCTATGTCTGTGTGGTATCAATCTGTGTGATATCAGGACTTTTCATGAGCCCTAATGCTTGCTGGAAGAGAAGTTTACTTTTTCCCTCATTATCCATTTAACTAGTTGCAAAATTGGCAGCAAATGCTATAGACAACTTTTAATTTGTTGATTTAGCTAATCATTGCTGTACctttttgaatatataattttatgggTGCCATATCTGTTCTACTGGTTTTGTTGATGAAGCAATAGGTGAttattgtttatagttttttgtcTGTGGAGCTTACTTGACACATTTATACTGATATATGAAGTTTAAACCATTGCAGATATAAATTGGACGTAGTGGCTGCTGGGAGAAATTTTACAAAGATCCGAAAGGCGATTACCGCAGGGTTCTTTTTCCATGCATCTAGAAAGGACCCACAAGAGGGCTATAGGACCCTAGTAGAGAACCAACCGGTCTATATACATCCAAGCAGTGCTCTTTTCCAGAGGCAACCTGACTGGGTCATCTACCATGAGCTGGTGATGACTACAAAGGAGTACATGCGAGAGGTCACAGTTATTGATCCTAAATGGCTCGTGGAACTGGCGCCTAGATTTTTCAAAGTAGCAGATTCTACAAAGTTGAGCAAGCGAAAACGACAAGAAAGGATTGAGCCACTCTATGACAGATATCATGAGCCGAATTCTTGGCGTTTGAGTAAACGCCGTGCTTGAGATGTATTAGCGTCATTCATTTTGATTATGAGTATTGCTGTAAATGCTGTTTTCCTTGTATAATTTTCTGATTATATTTTGACATGCTAGAGACCCTTGAAATGATAATGATCAAAAGTTTTTCCAAATTTGAGATGTTGGGTCATTTGCTGGTTTTCAGTTAACACTGATCTTAGTTTACATTACTGCGTTTTATTAATTGAAGTTATGACTCTTGACTTAATTTTGTCTGTTCAatccaaaatattaaggaaCTTATCCTCTTAGTCTGTAAGTGGTTTGCTTGTGTAATATGGGATATGCAAAGAATACTTGCTGAAGTCTTTAAAATGGACTTGTCAGAATCTGGTTGACTATGGTTTCTCCCCAATTCGGTCCTTGGTAGCTTTACATTTTTCTTAGTTATATGAATTCTTTATCTGAACAGAATTTGGATGAAGTTTGGGGTGTTCTTTTATCTGCTGCAGTGAAGACCCAAGACTCTATGATGTTGCAGCCTAGGTTTTTGAGTATATGTGAGGCAAACTGTTATTGCAAAAGCTGTGAACTGGTCCTTGCAGCTTCAAGTTGTGGAATCTAAACTATGATGGAGCATGAGTATCAAAGAATCTGGCAAGGCAGGTATCTTTCCTTACAAAGCCAGAGTATTTCTTTTACCTTTGAACATGCATTTTGTCAGTTTCCTCATTTGTTTAGTTCACCAGTCAGGATTATCATTTTGGCTTTTATCCTCTTCTGACTATATCTAATTACTCCGTAATCATCATTTCTTATTGCTTCATTACAAACTTTACGTGGTTGGACTTAAATAATATAAGTGTATGCATCCTCTTCAGCTATCCTAGGATTAATTATTAGGTGTATGCCAATGTTAATCTCTCATCTATACATATTTAACAACGGAGGCATAGCCATAAATTCAGCTTAGCCTCCTATTAAGCTACGTCAGCCTTATGAAAATCTTGTCACccctctccctttctctttgcTTGCAGAATGTTATCCCTTCTTAATTGCCATCCATCTTAACCTTTGAGGCGTTGAATTGAAGGCCAAATGAACCAGTGTAACATTCCTTGCGGGAGTTACTCCATGTTAcaatatctatctatatatgATTTCATCTCTCCCCCTCTCAGCCCTTCCTTTCTCCTTTAAACCAATTTGCCTCGAGAATTGACTCTCTTTGTTGCCCTCCTTTATCTCCCTTCAACTCAGTCTCTCAATTTGAATCGTGTTACTCCGAATCGAAGCCTCTGATGATGGGTATGACACAGACACAAATAGGGGAATTTCTCTTCTGAAAAAGCATGTTGGGTGGCTTTGATTTCACTTTCAAATTCTGATTCAGAGTAAGCTAAGAAATTTGCAGCGTTTTGTATATGTTATTTTGGTATTATCTTGTGATTATATGTTATTTTTGAATGCCATATGTTCAATGAATCCCAGCGTTTTGTATATGGtttgataattaaattaaacGAAAAAACCTCTTCAACTGATGCTGAGGGGAAGGGtagttatcaaaaaataaaaaggaaagaagaagacgATCTTCTTGTGTTGTCTGCTGTAGATTTACTCAAACAGGTAAGGGAAATGACTTGTTTCCATTTTATTGAGTTTTCTTTAAATTGCTTAGTTCTACTCTGTGTAGAACCTGCTGTATAATTGATATGTGCATTCCATAGGCATGTGATAACCTCTGTTGAGGATGGATGGACGTTTTTATCATCTGTAATCAAATAGGAAGCtttgggttctagttagcttaaTTAGTATAGTCTTTGACGATTGAATAAGAGAGTGCGGGTTCAATCACTTCAGAGTTAACAATCAcatttacctataaaaaaaaaacaaaagtaatcaAATAGGAAGCTGAAGTTGTTTATCATCAAGTCCTGAGTTGTATGCTCGTGTTAGaaatagttttatttaattatttggcCATGTTAAAACATTGAAGTCTAGATTTGGGATATGGAACAGCACTGTCTGCATATTTGCATCTTAAAGCTTTACAGCTTGAAGTTTGATACTGGGTCACTAGTAGTTGGAAAAAAACCAAA is a genomic window of Quercus lobata isolate SW786 chromosome 2, ValleyOak3.0 Primary Assembly, whole genome shotgun sequence containing:
- the LOC115974462 gene encoding probable pre-mRNA-splicing factor ATP-dependent RNA helicase DEAH5, with amino-acid sequence MAPAAKDDGLKKLEYLSLVSKVCSELETHLGFGDKVLAEFITDLGRNCETVDEFDSKLKENGAEMPDYFVRTLLTIIHAILPPKPKESKKESVVDGEKPKYGALAIADTRERAKELDREIELEARERRRERGEEEEAEDRHRGRDRDRDRDRGRGRGRDRDRDRDRDRDRDRNRDGERDRDRRDRRGYDRDERRRERDVEDDEYDDRRDYRSKGRHGDRHEKHWRDDENEDNSGNVDYRRGNKDRRYHSDEPEIYKVYKGKVSRVMDSGCFVQLRDFKGKEGIVHVSQIATRRITNAKDVVKRDQEVYVKVISVSNQKMSLSMRDVDQHTGKDLLPLPKGPEDDLNRANPSGTREGPTMRTGLSGIRIVEEDDVVPSRRPLKRMSSPEKWEAKQLIASGVLTLADYPTYDEEGDGLLYQEEGAEEELEIEMNEDEPAFLHGQSRYSMDMSPVKIFKNPEGSLSRAAALQSALIKERREVREQQQRTMLDSIPKDLNRPWEDPMPETGERHLAQELRGVGLSAYDMPEWKKDAYGQSLSFGQRSKLSIQEQRQSLPIYKLKKELVQAVHENQVLVVIGETGSGKTTQVTQYLAEAGYTTKGKIGCTQPRRVAAMSVAKRVAEEFGCRLGEEVGYAIRFEDCTGPDTVIKYMTDGMLLREILIDENLSQYSVVMLDEAHERTIHTDVLFGLLKQLVKRRPDLRLIVTSATLDAEKFSGYFFNCNIFTIPGRTFPVEILYTKQPESDYLDASLITVLQIHLTEPEGDILLFLTGQEEIDFACQSLYERMKGLGKNVPELIILPVYSALPSEMQSRIFEPAPPGKRKVVVATNIAEASLTIDGIYYVIDPGFAKQNVYNPKQGLDSLVITPISQASAKQRAGRAGRTGPGKCYRLYTESAYRNEMSPTSIPEIQRINLGLTTLTMKAMGINDLLSFDFMDPPSPQALISAMEQLYSLGALDEEGLLTKLGRKMAEFPLEPPLSKMLLASVDLGCSDEILTIIAMIQTGNIFYRPREKQAQADQKRAKFFQPEGDHLTLLAVYEAWKSNNFSGPWCFENFVQSRSLRRAQDVRKQLLTIMDKYKLDVVAAGRNFTKIRKAITAGFFFHASRKDPQEGYRTLVENQPVYIHPSSALFQRQPDWVIYHELVMTTKEYMREVTVIDPKWLVELAPRFFKVADSTKLSKRKRQERIEPLYDRYHEPNSWRLSKRRA